One Rosa chinensis cultivar Old Blush chromosome 5, RchiOBHm-V2, whole genome shotgun sequence genomic region harbors:
- the LOC112163933 gene encoding uncharacterized protein LOC112163933 has protein sequence MDKSWMHADRRSKKFELGVAEFLKFAESNDWEPGMGENDWGFGESEDEVSVRVSITKSIVANALLPIPIKDEILFVHDAIGTCVAWPRDWVIPTAADAKQQKHKIVRRKKKDTYDDFFYHDDLDKLPPNLPPPLKTLATWANDNLKDGITIHTTLGDELFGYPKKVAIFRRGVYAMTNMNELSGSCIVMYMSFLYQVLKKSKMLDMIGFVDPTNTCVIGCGNLTKRARSLSVSYERGKPGHIFLVPYNSGYHWILTVANPTEEVVYFMDPLKRRLITGEWRTIVDKQGLLGTENIYLFKGIPEQMGDKTCGYWIMHYMRDIVEDKNQEWSAKWERKANHYYTMKNVDVVRIEWAKYVMKFKDN, from the exons ATGGATAAGtcatggatgcatgctgatagaaGATCAAAGAAGTTTGAGCTAGGAGTAGCAGAGTTTCTCAAGTTTGCTGAGTCTAATG ATTGGGAACCTGGGATGGGGGAGAATGATTGGGGCTTTGGAGAAAGTGAGGATGA AGTAAGTGTCCGAGTGTCGATCACCAAATCTATTGTTGCTAATGCTTTGCTACCAATTCCTATTAAGGATGAGATTCTGTTTGTCCACGATGCAATTGGTACATGTGTTGCTTGGCCTAGAGATTGGGTTATACCCACTGCAGCTGATGCAAAG CAACAAAAGCATAAAATTGtgaggaggaaaaagaaggatacatatgatgattttttttatcatgATGATTTGGACAAGCTGCCACCCAATTTGCCTCCACCACTTAAGACGTTGGCCACATGGGCTAATGATAACTTGAAGGATGGGATCACCATCCACACAACCTTAGGCGATGAATTATTTGGATACCCAAAAAAGGTCGCCATCTTCAGAAGGGGTGTGTATGCCATGACCAACATGAATGAGCTTTCTGGCAGCTGCATTGTGATGTATATGAG CTTCCTTTATCAAGTGTTGAAGAAATCGAAGATGCTTGACATGATTGGCTTCGTAGATCCTACTAATACTTGTGTCATTGGCTGTGGAAATCTGACTAAACGGGCTCGTTCTTTGTCAGTTTCTTATGAAAGAGGGAAGCCTGGTCATATTTTTTTGGTCCCCTATAATTCAGG CTATCATTGGATATTGACGGTGGCGAACCCCACTGAAGAAGTTGTGTATTTCATGGATCCGCTAAAGAGGCGACTCATCACCGGTGAATGGAGAACTATTGTGGACAA GCAAGGTTTATTAGGTACTgaaaatatttatttgtttaaggGTATTCCGGAGCAGATGGGTGATAAGACTTGTGGATATTGGATTATGCATTACATGAGGGATATAGTGGAGGACAAAAACCAAGAGTGGAGTGCTAAG TGGGAAAGAAAAGCAAATCACTATTACACAATGAAGAATGTTGATGTTGTCCGGATAGAGTGGGCAAAGTATGTTATGAAGTTCAAAGATAACTAG